The Streptomyces sp. R28 region CACCGAGCAGACCAGTGGCAGCCGCACGCTCATCAAGGCCGAGGTGCCCGAGATCGAGATCGGCCGGTACGCCGTCGATCTGAGGTCGCTGTCGCACGGCACCGCACGCTTCAACCGCTCGTACGCGCGGCACGAACCGATGCCGCCGCAGGTCGCCGAAAGGATTCGTGAAGAGGCGCTCGACGCCTCGTAGTCGGCGCCCGGCGCCGACGAACGGCTTTTGTGGAACGCTCCCCTCCGCGTCGGCGGGCGGCATTGGGCCGTCCGCCGACGGTTGTCGGTGGCGGGGGATACGCTGATCATTGATCAACAGGTGTGCGGAGTACGGAAGTCGGGAAAGCCGCAGAAGCGACAGTGCGGCGATCGGGGGCGGGAATGACCGTTGAGAGCGGTTACGCGGACATCTTCGGTCCGCAGGTGCCGCGCACGGCCGGCGAGGGACAGACGGCGACGTTCGCGCTGGCCTCGGCGGCCTATCGGGACAATCCGTTCGAGGAGATCAAGAAGGCCGACAACGAATGGCATCAGACCGACGTCAAGGCAGGCCGCAAGTGGGCCAAGATCTTCCGGCCCAACCTGGGTGAGGCCTTCTCGCGGGCGGTGGTCGACCGCATGCTCGGCAGCGACCGCAAGCCCCTCATCCAGTCCTTCGGCACCGAGCCGCAGGTCGTAGTCGACCACTGTCTGGCCGCCAACAACATCCGCAAGGACCGCGACCGGCTGCTGAGCGCCATCATGGTGATCTGCGGTGTGCTCTTCCTGCCCGGCCTGCTGGTCTGGCTGCTGATCTTCACGCTGCGCACCACCATGGCCAAGGGGGACGCGAAGCGGGGCGGTGCGCTGGCATCGGCGCTGCTCGTCGCGGCGGGCGCGCTCGCCGTGCTCTTCCTGCTCCGTATGCCGTTCAGCGGCTTCTGGGCCTGGTACGCGCGTGGCTCGGTCGTCATGCCCGTGGTCGGCTGGTTCTGGGCCAAGCAGGTCTGCGAGCGCACGGCGAGGGACCTGCGGGAGCGGTGGGACAGCCTGCTGGCCGGCAGCAGCGTCGGCGCGAAGGTCCCGGAGGCGGTGCCGAGCAGCCCCGGCGAGACCGCGGCCGAGCAACTGCGCCAGTCCCTCGCCAAGCTCAGCGCCGAGCAGCAGTCCAACTCCGTGTTCTACGCCGGGCCCAAGGGGATACTCGGCATGGGCACCCGGTGGGGCAGCTGGCAGTTGGCCGAGAACCTCGTCCCGGCCGACGCCGGCCGGGAGATCCACCCCTTCCGCAGCTGGGACGTCATCCGCGCGATCCATGACCAGTTGCGCATGCTGGAGCGCGGTCCGCTGAACACCGGTGGTTTCCCGAAGCCTTCGATACGGCACTGGGTCGTCACGCCGATCGCCGAGGGCGCGAAGGCGGTGTCCCGGCCGGAGGGCACGGACGTCGACGCGTACCAGGTCAAGCAGCACGCGATACAGGACATCTGCAACAAGCAGCAGTTCGGCAGCGGTGACCGGCACTACCTGGGCGTCCAGTGGACGCTGTGGGACGGGCAGTTGATCATCACCATGCTGATCACGGTGACCGTGCTGCACGAGACGTTGCGCATCGAGGTGACCGGGCACGCCCTGGGCCCGGTGAACGGGCTGTTCACCACGAAGCCGGAGGCGCCGTCGAAGGAGGTCACCAAGTCGCTGAAGCCGTGGGAGACCCGCAAGGTGAAGCTTCCGCTGGTGAACACCGACGAGGTGGTACGGCTGGCGGTGCGGGCCCCGATCTCCTGGTATCCGCCGATGCTGAACTGGCTCGGCGGGACGATAGGTCTGCCCGAGCCGTTCGGGCTCCGGCATGCGTGGGCCGATCAGCCGTGGCGGCACCGCTTCATGGCCGACGACGCGCTGCGCGCCGCCACTCCGGTGCTGCGGGTGGTGCATGCCGCGGCGATCAAGGTGCTGGACGACAACGGCGTGGACACGGAGAAGTTCGGTACGCGCTCGGCGTTCCTGAGCACGGCCGTGCAGGATCCGTCACCGCGGAAAGCGGACGTGTACGACGCGTAGGCCTCCGGCGGTTGAGCGGGGTGAGGTGGGTCTGGGTGAGCGTCCCTGGGGGCTGCGCCCCCAGACCCCCTTCGGCCTGAACGGCCTCGTCCTCATACGCCGGACGGGCTGATCACGGCACCGTCGGCCTCAGGACGTCGGCCAAGCCTCCGCCAGCATCTTGCGCGTGTCCGCCAGCAGCTGCGGCAGCACCCGCGTGTGGCCCACCACCGGCATGAAGTTCGTGTCGCCGCCCCAGCGCGGGACGATGTGCTGGTGCAGGTGGGCCGCGATGCCGGCGCCGGCGACCGAGCCCTGGTTCATACCGATGTTGAAGCCGTGGGAGCCGGAGGCGGTCCGCAGGGCCGTCATCGCCTGCTTGGTCAGGGCGGCCAGCTCGATGGTCTCCGGCTCGGTGAGGTCGGTGTAGTCGGCGACGTGGCGGTAGGGCACGACCATCAGGTGGCCGCCGTTGTACGGGTACAGGTTGAGGACCGCGTACACCTGCTCCCCGCGCTTGACGATCAGCCCGTCCTCGTCGGACTTGGCCGGGATCGAGCAGAAGGGGCAGCCGTCGTCGGCTCCGGGGCCGGTCGGCTTGTTCTCACCCTGGATGTAGGCCATCCGATGGGGCGTCCACAGGCGCTGGAACGCGTCCTGGATCCCCACTCCCCACTGCTGCTCCGGCTCACTCGTCATGCGTGCAGCATATGGCTTCGTCCGTTCGCGGCGTGTCGCCGGGGCTCGCACCGGATTGCCCCGGGCCAAGCTGGGCCGGTGGACGATGACAGCCGTACGGCCCGCTGGCGGCGGCACACCGAGATCGCTCTCTTCGTGGCATCGCAGATCTTTCTCGCCTCCTACGCGGTCCGCGTCCTGGGCCATGGTCATCTGTCGGAGGCCGAGCGCGACCTCTGCCTCACGCTGATGTTCGCCGCGTGGGCCGTGTTCGGCGTCGACTACGCCGTGTGCTGGCGGCTCAGCGGGCAGCGCCTGGGCTTCGTACGGACGCACCTGCTGGACACCGTGGTGCTGGTGCTGCCGCTGTTGCGGCCGCTGCGGGTCGTGAGGGTGTACGAGGCCATCCAGCGCCGGCACGGACGGCCTCGACTCTCCCTGTACGCACGCGTGATCGTGTACGCCGGGCTGTCCACCCTGCTGCTGGGCTTCACGGGCGCCCTGGCCGTCTACGAGCAGGAGCGCGGGGCGCCGGGCGCGATAATGCGGAGCTTCGGGGACGCCGTGTGGTGGACGTGCTCGACCCTCGCCACGGTCGGCTACGGCGACATCACCCCCGTCACGTCGCGCGGGCGGTTGGTCGCCGTCGGGATCATGGCTGTGGGGCTGGGCCTGCTCGGGGCCGTGACCGGCACGTTCGCCTCATGGCTCCTGCAGGTCTTCTCCCATGAGGACGACGAAAGGCCCCCGGGGCGCTGAATTCCCCGAGGGCCTTTCGTCACGTACGGACGTCGGACCTGCACCCGACGTACAAAAGGTCAGACCTGCGCCCGCTCCTCGACGACCGTCGCGATCTTCGCAATGGCCTCGTCGAAGGGGATGCCGTTCTCCTGCGAGCCGTCGCGGTAGCGGAAGGAGACGGCGTTGTTCGCCATGTCCTCGTCGCCCGCGATGACCATGAAGGGCACCTTCTGCTTCTGGGCGTTGCGGATCTTCTTCTGCATGCGGTCGGAGGAGGAGTCGACCTCGACCCGAAGACCCTTCTTCTTGGCGGCCGCGGCGAACTTCTCCAGGTAGTCCACATGCCCGTCGCCGATCGGGATGCCGATCGCCTGGACCGGGGCCAGCCAGGCCGGGAAGGCACCCGCGTAGTGCTCGAGCAGCACCGCGAAGAACCGCTCGATGGAGCCGAACAGCGCGCGGTGGATCATGACCGGGCGCTGCTTGGAGCCGTCCGCGGAGGTGTACTCGAGGTCGAAGCGCTCCGGCAGGTTGAAGTCGAGCTGGATGGTCGACATCTGCCAGGTGCGGCCGATGGCGTCCTTGGTCTGCACGGAGATCTTCGGACCGTAGAAGGCGGCGCCACCCGGGTCCGGGACCAGCGGCAGGCCCTGCTTCTCGGCGACCTGGCGCAGCGTCTCGGTGGCCTCCTCCCAGACCTCGTCGGAGCCGACGAACTTCTCCGGGTCCTTGGTGGACAGCTCCAGGTAGAAGTCGGTCAGGCCGTAGTCGCGCAGCAGCCCGAGGACGAAGGTGAGCGTCTTGTCGAGCTCCTCCGACATCTGCTCGCGCGTGCAGTAGATGTGCGCGTCGTCCTGAGTGAACCCGCGGGCGCGCGTGAGGCCGTGCACGACGCCCGACTTCTCGTACCGGTACACGGTTCCGAACTCGAAGAGGCGCAGCGGCAGTTCACGGTACGAACGCCCGCGCGCGTCGAAGATCAGGTTGTGCATCGGGCAGTTCATGGGCTTGAGGTAGTAGTCCACGCCCTCGTCGAGTTGCATGGGCGGGTACATGCCCTCGGCGTACCAGTCCAGGTGGCCCGACGTCTCGAAGAGCTTCCCCTTCGTCGCGTGCGGGGTGTAGACGAACTCGTAGCCCTCTTCCTCGTGGCGGCGGCGCGAGTAGTCCTCCATCACGCGGCGGACGATGCCGCCCTTGGGGTGGAAGACGGCAAGGCCGGAACCGATCTGCTCCGGGATGGAGAACAGGTCGAGCTCGTTGCCCAGCTTGCGGTGGTCGCGCTTCTCGGCCTCGGCGAGGAAGTCGAGGTAGCCCTTGAGCTCGTCCTTGGACGGCCAGGCGGTGCCGTAGATGCGCTGGAGCATCGGGTTCTTCTCGCTGCCGCGCCAGTAGGCGGCCGCGTTGCGCATCAGCTTGAACGCCGGGATCGCGCGGGTCGACGGCAGGTGGGGACCGCGGCACAGGTCCTTCCAGCACAGGTCGCCGGTCTTCGCGTCCAGGTTGTCGTAGATCGTCAGCTCGCCGGCGCCGACCTCGACGTCCGCGCCGTCGTCGGACGAGGCGGAGCCCTTGAGGCCGATCAGCTCCAGCTTGTAGGGCTCGGCGGCGAGCTCCTCGCGGGCGGCCTCGTCGGTGACGACGCGGCGGGCGAACTTCTGGCCCCGCTTCTGGATCTCCTGCATCTTCTTCTCGATGGCCTTGAGATCCTCGGGCGTGAACGGCTTCTCGACGTCGAAGTCGTAGTAGAAGCCGTCCTTGACGGGCGGGCCGATGCCCAGCTTCGCCTCGGGGAAGAGCTCCTGCACGGCCTGCGCCATCACGTGCGCGGTGGAGTGGCGCAGGATGTTGAGACCGTCCTCGGAGGAGATCTCGACGCCCTCGACCTCTTCCCCGTCGACGAGCACGTACGACAGATCCCTGAGCTCGCCGCCCACGCGCGCGGCGATGATCGAGCGCTCGCCGGCGAAGAGGTCGGCGGCCGTAGTGCCCGTCGTCACCACGCGCTCTTCCCGCTCGGAATCGCGTTGGATGATCACACGGACGTCTGACACCGGTCTCTCCTGACTGAAGGGTGGGTGCGGCGCCATACCAGGAGCGCGCGCATTACGCGATCGTACCGACCCCGGACGGCCGACCGCGAAACGGTCACCGAGGACGCCCCCGCACCACGCCCCACGACCCCATGCTCCCGCGCGGCGGACACACCCCGACACCCGGCCGACCACACCGCGCCCCACGGCCCCGACGCCCCTCACGCCACCGCTCAGCCCTCATGCTCTCGCAGCCCGGCCGGGGCGATAGGTACGCCATCTCCGAGACCGGCGCCGCACGCTCCCGCCCGGCGGACGCAAACTCGCGCTCTCCCGCCCGGCGGACGCAAACTCGCGCTCTCCCGCCTGGCGGACGCAAACTCACGCCCACCCGACCACACACCGCCCCGACGCCCCTCACAGCGCCCTTAAGCCCTCATGCCCTCACATACCGGGCCGTGGCAGCAGCCGCGACGCCTCCGAGACCGCGCCATACGCTCTCCCAGACCGATCGCACGCAGCTCCCCCCTCTCCCCCGCCCCACCGGTCCTCCCGGCGCCCCTCCGCCTCCGCGCCCTCCCAGCCCCGGCGACTCCGACGCCGTCCCTTCAGTCCCCGGCGTCCTCCCCGCCGCACACCTCCTCGAAGAAGTCCAGGTCCTCCTGCAGCGACTTCATCAGCCGGTCCCGCTCGGCCTCGTCCACCTGGACCGGTACGACCCCGGAGGCCCCGGTGACCTTGCGGAAGCCGCCGCGGCTCTCCAGCCGGCCGTGCACCCGCACCGGCAGCCCGACGAGATGTGCGTGCCCGGCGATCCGGTACGCCTCCTCATCCAGCGTCAGCCGCACGTGCGGAATCTCGGCGCCGGCGAGGACGCGCAGCCGTACGGTGCCCTCCCCGCGGGGCCCCGACCTGCGCATCCGTACGACCGCACCGGTGATCCGCACGGGCACGGACGGCTCCTCGCGCAGATAGCGGGCCCCGGCCTCGCGCAGCACGGGCAGGTCGCCGGGCGAGAACTCGACGGGCTCGACACCGGCCGCGCAGTCTTCGGGCACCCCGGCCGCGGGCGCCCACTCGACCGCGATGCGCGCGCCCTCCGTGCCGCGCACAAGGGCGATCAGGGCCTCGGTGAGCTCGCGGCTGACGCCCGCCTCGACGGCGCCGTCGAAGGCGTCCATGCCGCCGGTGGCCCGCTGGTAGTCGATGGCCTCGCGGGCGGCGTACAGGGCCTGGTGGAGGCGTACGGCGAGCGGGCGGCCCGTACCGATCGGCACGAAGGCGGTGAGGCCACGTCCGCCGGGCGCGGGGCCGACGAGAACGCTCGCCAGCATCGAGGCGGCCGAGCGGCGGTGCCGCGCACCGTAATAGCCCGCACGCGCGCGCGTGGCGAGCGCCGCGGCGAGGAGCATCTGGCGGGCTGCGGTGCGCAGTTCCTCCTCGACGGTCCAGGGCGCGGCCCCGGCCGGCCCGCTCGGCGTGTCCCGCCACCAGCGGACCTCGTCGCTGGGCACCGCGAGCCCGATCAACACCTCGCGCGCGGAGGGCATGCCGCTGCGGGAGAGGGCGAGGAGTGCCTCGCCGAGCAGGTCGTCGCTGTCGGGAAAGGCACGGGACTCGGGGACGAGCAGGCTCGTGCCCTTGCCGCCCGGTCCGGGCGGGGTCCAGCGGCCGTAGCGCCCCGCCGCTCCCCCGCGCCGCTGCCAGCCGTGCCGGTGCAGCAGGGCGCTGAGCACGGCGGGGTCGACCTCGCCGGGCTCGGGGGGACGGTCCCAGGACGCGTCGACCGGGTGCGGCCGGACTGGCCGTACCGGTTCCTGCAGGGGGCGGTGCGTCATGGTCTGCCTCCCGTCCCGACCCGCGTCATGATCTCGCAGAGGGCCCGGTCGTCGAAGATGCGTGAGGTCGGTATCCGCACGCTGGTCCGGCGTCGGCCGGTGATCGCGTGGCCGGCCAGGTTGACCCAGTAGCAGCAGTGCCGCAGATCGAGCCGGTCGTGGCCGGCGCGCAGCCACTGCTCCTGCGACCGCGGAACGATCATCACGACCAGGATCTTGTGCACCGAGACCGGGGTACGGGCGAGCTTCGCCAGGTGATCGTTGTCGAGCGTGAAGGAGAAGAAGCGGCCGGGCGGGTTCGGCGCGAGCTGGTACGTGGCCTTGAGCTGCACCTTTATGGTGACCTCGTCGTCGACCGTATGGCCGGGCGCGCTGTGGCTGACGTGCCAGTCGATGCCGTTGTCCGGAAACGGCTGCGACAGGGAACACCCGGCACCCGCCGCCACGGCGTGCAGATAGCCCACCTGCAGTGTCTCCATGCAGGCGGTAGTGGCGAGTGAACCGCGATGAGGGCCCGTTCGTTCGGGCAGCAGCCCGCCCCGCTCGGGCTGCGCTATCGCCATGACGAACAGCCTTCCACGCCAGGTGAATCCCCGTGTCGGGTCGCTGAACTGCATGGACCCGCACTCCTGTTGTGTCCTTCCGGCGTACGGCGCAAACGGCCCGGGTATCACCAAACGGGCAGAAGACGGTGCGTCAGCTGCCAAGGGTGAACGAGGGGTTGTGTAGTTATGGCGTGCTGGTATGAAGGCCCGCTGGCGGCATTCGACACGGAGACGACAGGCGTGGACGTCGAGACCGACCGGATCGTTTCGGCGGCCGTCGTCGTTCAGGACGCCCCGGGCACCCGGCCGCGGGTGACCCGGTGGCTGGTGAACCCGGGCGTGCCGGTGCCGGAGGCGGCGACGGCGGTGCACGGACTGACAGAGGAGCATCTGCAGCGCAACGGCCGCTGGCCGGCGCCGGTGATGTATGAGATAGCCGAGGAACTGGCCGGACAGGCCGCGGCGGCCCGGCCGCTCGTGGTGATGAACGCGCCGTTCGATCTGACGCTGCTGGACCGCGAGTTGCGCCGCCATCGGGCCTCGTCGCTGGACCAGTGGTTCGAGGCGACACCCCTGTTGGTGCTCGATCCGCGCGTCCTGGACAAGCATCTGGACCGCTATCGCAAGGGTCGCCGCACCTTGACCGATCTCTGCGCGCACTACGGCGTCACGCTGGACGGCGCACACGACGCGGCGGCCGACGCACTGGCCTCGCTGGAGGTCGTCCGGGCGGTGGGACGCCGTTTCGCGACCCGCCTCGAGCGCCTGTCCCCCGCCGAGTTGCACACACTGCAGGCGGTGTGGCACGCGGCGCAGGCGCGCGGGTTGCAGGCGTGGTTCGCGCGCAGCGGCAGTGAGGAGTCGGTGGACCCGGCGTGGCCACTGCGGCCGGACCTGCCGGCGGCGGCCGCCTAGGTGCGCGGCGCACAAAAAAGCCGGTCCGCTGCTGCGGACCGGCCTTTCCCGGTGGGCGATACTGGGTTCGAACCAGTGACCTCTTCGGTGTGAACGAAGCGCTCTCCCACTGAGCTAATCGCCCGGGAACGCACTGAACAATACAGGTCCCCGCGCGTTTCCTTCAAACCGCTTGATGACCACCGTCATGACGACCGTCATGACCACTTTCATGACCAGGTTCATGACCGCCTTGGCCACGGCCTTGGCCATCGCCTTGCGGGCCGACTTGGTGACCACCGGCCAAGTACGCCACCAGCCCTCGCCGACCGGCCCGCATCATCAGCCAGTGGTTGGCGCGGAAGACGGGCCGCCCGAGTACGGCGAAACGCCGTAGCAGCGGCTTGTTCACATCGACGACCTGGTCGTAGCGGGCGATGGTCCCACTGCCTTCCGGCGTGACGGTCCAGCGCGCCCAGCCGTCGATGTCACCGGACATGGCGATCTCCAGCACCCCCGCCTCCGGGTCGCGCCGCACCTCGCGCGCGGTGAAGGTCATGTCGTACGGCAGGACGGAGCGGATCGTGATCACGCCGGTGCTGTCGTCGATCCGGTTCACTTCGCGCACCTGGGGCCACCAGCGGGGGTAGTCCTCGGCCTGTTCCAGCAGGCCGTAGACGGCGGCGGGCGGTGCGGGCAGGGCCCACAGGCTGCGGAAGCGGTAGTGGCTCCAGTCCATGGGCTGAGTCTGCCCCCGTCCAGGGGGTTTCCGCCGCATCTGAGGACGTTCTGAGGACGCGCGCTCATTGCCCTACGACGTGACGTGGGCCACACTCCCAGGCATGCGAGCGCCGCCGCCCGTGCGGCGGCGCTCCTTCTGCCCAACCGGCCCGCTAGGACGGCATCTTGTCGCCCAGCAGCGCCAGGTTCTCGATGGCCGCGAGGCCGTACAACGCGGTGTCGTTGGTCGACACCCACGCCGCTTCACTGCCCGGGACCAGCGCGTCCGGGCCGCTCACCTTCTCCGTCTTCCAGGGCGCCGACTCCTTGTAGCCGTCGGAGTTGTAGAACTTCTCCCACGCGCGCGCGGCGAGCTTCGCGTCCCCGGTCCGGACGGCGGCGTAGGCGTCGAGGCGCGAGTGGCCCTGGAAGAGGATCAGGCTGCCGAAGTTGGAGCCGTAGCGGGCCGCCTGTTCGGCCTTGGTGGCGTTGAAGTAACGGCAGTAGTCGAAGTACGCCTCGTTGAACTTCGGCATGTCCACGAGGTCGATGAGTTCGGCGCACAGCTCGTTGAGACCGAACACGGCGGAGAGGTGCGAGACGCCGACCACCGGCTTGTCGGCGATGGCGAACTTGCCCGTGTCGAGGTCATACAGCCCGGTCCCCTGCACGAAGCCGTTGGGCTGGGCGGCGATCGTCTCCATCGTCGACAGCACGCGCGCCTTGGCCTTCTCCCACTTGGGGCCCTTGCGCTCCCACTCGGTCAGCCAGGCCGACACCAGCCCGCTCCAGTCCGTGCCGAAGCCGATCGACAGCGCGTGCCGGTCGGGCGTGTACGGCTCGGTGCGGATCTTGCGGATCGGGTCGAGGACGAGGAAGGTCTCGTCGGAGTCGACGTTGGCGTGCATGAGGTCGCCGACACGTTCGTCGGCGGTGAGGAAGTAGTAGTAGCGGCGATACGTCGTGTTGGCGATGCGCTGCTGCTTGGCACTGTCGGCGTAGTGCTGGACGCCGTGCCGGGTGCCGAGGCCGGCCCATTTGCCGAGGTGGTAGACGTCGACCTCACCGGTGTGCCGGGTCATCGCCTCGGCGAAGCGGAAGATGTCCGCGCGGCCGGAGCGGAGATACGCGAACCACAGCCAGAGGTCCGGCGAGAGCTCGGAATTGTCCCAGGCGTAGCCGCCGATGTCGTACCGCCACTGGTGCCTGACGGTGTCGTAGGTGTGCATGATGTCGCCGTAGTCCCAGAAGCCGTACCAACGGCGTTGCTCCACCTGGTCCTTGTAGTAGGTGAAGAGGAAGTCCAGGTGGTCCTCGATCTTCGCCTTCGCGGGGGTGGAGCGGTCGGGCTCGGAGTACAGGCCCGGCCCGAAGACCTTCGCCTTGATGAGCTGGTTGGGCGGGGCGGCGAGCTGCGGCAGCACGCGTACCGCCTCGACCTGCTGGGCCAGCGCCTGCGCCGAGGGCGTCGACTCGTTGGCCCAGAAGAGGAGTTCGGAGGTGCGGGCGATGCCGTACGGGGTGCCGAACTCGGGCTCGTAGTCCTCGTAGGTGATGTTGAGGCCTTCAAGCTGCTCGGGGTAGGTGTCCTGGCCCATGCCGTCGTGGTAGAAGCGCAGGTCCATGGGCTGTGCCTCGGGCGACCAGAGCCACATGGTGACCTCGGCCGCGTCGGTCTGGGCGTCGCGGATGTCGAGCTGGGCGGGGAACTTCTCCCAGAAGTCGCGCAGCCCGAAGGAGAGTCCGCCGCTGACGCCACCGACGTAGGCGAAGCCGGAGGCACGCTTGCCGCCGCCGGCGCCGATCCAGCCGTGGCCCTTCTTCGTGCGCTTGCGCAGCGTGAAGCCGTCGGCGGAGAGCTGGGAGAGGGTGTAGTCGCCCCACTCCGGGATGTACTGGAGCCGGGTGGTGACCCGCTGGTCCCAGGTGGCCGGGTCGGGCAGCTTCTCCCCCGCGAACTGTGCCGCCTGTACGGCGGCCCCCGGGTCGCGGCGCAGTCCGGTGATGCCCTTGACGGCCTCGCGGAGCATGCCGGTGCCCTCGCCACCGATGCGGATGTGGCGGTCGTAGGACTGGTCGCGCATCGGCACGGTGAAGCGCACGCCGATGCCGCGGATGAAGTCGCCGCTCGCCTTGCCGGGCTCCTGGGTGCCGTCGAAGGTAATGGTGTGCACCATGCGGAAGGAGTCGGCGCCCGCGTAGAAATAGAGGCGGATCGAGAACGGCAGCCAGCTCCGCTTGTCCTTGCGGTGCGTGCCGTCGATCTTGACGACCGCGCGGACCGGGCCCGACTGCTCGACTGTGACCGCGGAGATGGCCCCCTCGAAGCGCTCGGTCCTGACCGTGCCCTGGTCCTCGTCCTCGATCTCGGGCTGGCGGATCAGGACCAGCCGGCCGTTCCGGGCGATCTCGGTCGACCCGCGGGTGACCGACTTGATGAGCGTCGCGCCCGACTTGCCGATCTTCGCGGTGATGACCCCGGTGGAGACGGTGATCGTGCCGCCGCTCTTGTCGACGGTGACCTGCTTGTCGGGTACGGCGGCCTGACCGGCGGTCAGGGACAGCTTCCCGTTGCCCGAACCGACCGCGTGGGCCGTCCACTTCAGGGAGCCGTCGGGCCAGTAGGCGATCGGCCAGGACTGGACCGGCACGGCCTTGCCGTCCGCGTCCGTGACCGCGAACTTCTGGTCCTCCCGGTAGACGCCCTTCGGCCAGGGGACACCGACGGTGGAGCCGGGCGCGGCACCGAGACCGCCGTCCTCCAGCCAGTCCAAGGTCACGGGAGCGTCGTCGGCCTCGGCGGCTCTCGGCGCGGCCTGCGCGTCCTTGGCCCCTAGCGCCCAGCTGAACTGCGCGGCGGCACCGGCGACGGCGGCGGCTTTGAGGATGGACCTGCGGGGGATGGGGGACATGGCCATTCCTTTCCATGGACAGGCTGGTCAGGGGAAGTCAGGGGCATGACAGAGAGAGGTACGGCGCCGGGGGCGCCGACCCTGTGAGAAGGGCACCGCTCGTCAGCGGCGCCGGTGGCGCTCCTCCACGGCGACGGCCGCCGCCGCGACGGCTCCGAGCACGGGAACCGCCAGCGGGGCGACGAACCCCGCGGACAGGGCCACGACGGCCAGACCGGCGATGAGCAGGAAGGACCCGGCGGGATCGCGCAGGGTCCGCCGTACGGCGCCGGCGAGCAGCGCCCGCCAGGAGGCTCCCGGCGTCCAGACCGCCGTCGCGCGCAGCCCGGCCACCACCAGGCCGATCAGCGCGAAGAGTCCGACGGCCCCGACGAACGGCCCACCAGGGATCCCGGCCCGGGCGGCCTGGACGTCCACCCAGACCGCGGCCGCGGCGGCCCACCCGGCGAGCCCGACGAGCCACCCGGGGCGAACGGCCGTACGGAAGTCCGCGACGAACTCCCGCCAGCCGCCCGCCGCATGGCTCGTCCGCCGCCGCAGGTGCCGGGCACCGGCAGCAAAGGCCGCGGGGTAGGTGACGAGCCCGAGACAGCCCACGGCGATCCACACGCCGGTGAGCAGGGCCTCGGCGAAGAGAGCGAACCGCTCGCCGCCGAACACCGACGCCCTGCGGGCCTTCACACGCGCTTGC contains the following coding sequences:
- a CDS encoding Tat pathway signal sequence domain protein, whose translation is MSPIPRRSILKAAAVAGAAAQFSWALGAKDAQAAPRAAEADDAPVTLDWLEDGGLGAAPGSTVGVPWPKGVYREDQKFAVTDADGKAVPVQSWPIAYWPDGSLKWTAHAVGSGNGKLSLTAGQAAVPDKQVTVDKSGGTITVSTGVITAKIGKSGATLIKSVTRGSTEIARNGRLVLIRQPEIEDEDQGTVRTERFEGAISAVTVEQSGPVRAVVKIDGTHRKDKRSWLPFSIRLYFYAGADSFRMVHTITFDGTQEPGKASGDFIRGIGVRFTVPMRDQSYDRHIRIGGEGTGMLREAVKGITGLRRDPGAAVQAAQFAGEKLPDPATWDQRVTTRLQYIPEWGDYTLSQLSADGFTLRKRTKKGHGWIGAGGGKRASGFAYVGGVSGGLSFGLRDFWEKFPAQLDIRDAQTDAAEVTMWLWSPEAQPMDLRFYHDGMGQDTYPEQLEGLNITYEDYEPEFGTPYGIARTSELLFWANESTPSAQALAQQVEAVRVLPQLAAPPNQLIKAKVFGPGLYSEPDRSTPAKAKIEDHLDFLFTYYKDQVEQRRWYGFWDYGDIMHTYDTVRHQWRYDIGGYAWDNSELSPDLWLWFAYLRSGRADIFRFAEAMTRHTGEVDVYHLGKWAGLGTRHGVQHYADSAKQQRIANTTYRRYYYFLTADERVGDLMHANVDSDETFLVLDPIRKIRTEPYTPDRHALSIGFGTDWSGLVSAWLTEWERKGPKWEKAKARVLSTMETIAAQPNGFVQGTGLYDLDTGKFAIADKPVVGVSHLSAVFGLNELCAELIDLVDMPKFNEAYFDYCRYFNATKAEQAARYGSNFGSLILFQGHSRLDAYAAVRTGDAKLAARAWEKFYNSDGYKESAPWKTEKVSGPDALVPGSEAAWVSTNDTALYGLAAIENLALLGDKMPS
- a CDS encoding DUF4365 domain-containing protein, which produces MAIAQPERGGLLPERTGPHRGSLATTACMETLQVGYLHAVAAGAGCSLSQPFPDNGIDWHVSHSAPGHTVDDEVTIKVQLKATYQLAPNPPGRFFSFTLDNDHLAKLARTPVSVHKILVVMIVPRSQEQWLRAGHDRLDLRHCCYWVNLAGHAITGRRRTSVRIPTSRIFDDRALCEIMTRVGTGGRP
- the thrS gene encoding threonine--tRNA ligase; the protein is MSDVRVIIQRDSEREERVVTTGTTAADLFAGERSIIAARVGGELRDLSYVLVDGEEVEGVEISSEDGLNILRHSTAHVMAQAVQELFPEAKLGIGPPVKDGFYYDFDVEKPFTPEDLKAIEKKMQEIQKRGQKFARRVVTDEAAREELAAEPYKLELIGLKGSASSDDGADVEVGAGELTIYDNLDAKTGDLCWKDLCRGPHLPSTRAIPAFKLMRNAAAYWRGSEKNPMLQRIYGTAWPSKDELKGYLDFLAEAEKRDHRKLGNELDLFSIPEQIGSGLAVFHPKGGIVRRVMEDYSRRRHEEEGYEFVYTPHATKGKLFETSGHLDWYAEGMYPPMQLDEGVDYYLKPMNCPMHNLIFDARGRSYRELPLRLFEFGTVYRYEKSGVVHGLTRARGFTQDDAHIYCTREQMSEELDKTLTFVLGLLRDYGLTDFYLELSTKDPEKFVGSDEVWEEATETLRQVAEKQGLPLVPDPGGAAFYGPKISVQTKDAIGRTWQMSTIQLDFNLPERFDLEYTSADGSKQRPVMIHRALFGSIERFFAVLLEHYAGAFPAWLAPVQAIGIPIGDGHVDYLEKFAAAAKKKGLRVEVDSSSDRMQKKIRNAQKQKVPFMVIAGDEDMANNAVSFRYRDGSQENGIPFDEAIAKIATVVEERAQV
- a CDS encoding 3'-5' exonuclease → MACWYEGPLAAFDTETTGVDVETDRIVSAAVVVQDAPGTRPRVTRWLVNPGVPVPEAATAVHGLTEEHLQRNGRWPAPVMYEIAEELAGQAAAARPLVVMNAPFDLTLLDRELRRHRASSLDQWFEATPLLVLDPRVLDKHLDRYRKGRRTLTDLCAHYGVTLDGAHDAAADALASLEVVRAVGRRFATRLERLSPAELHTLQAVWHAAQARGLQAWFARSGSEESVDPAWPLRPDLPAAAA
- a CDS encoding potassium channel family protein: MDDDSRTARWRRHTEIALFVASQIFLASYAVRVLGHGHLSEAERDLCLTLMFAAWAVFGVDYAVCWRLSGQRLGFVRTHLLDTVVLVLPLLRPLRVVRVYEAIQRRHGRPRLSLYARVIVYAGLSTLLLGFTGALAVYEQERGAPGAIMRSFGDAVWWTCSTLATVGYGDITPVTSRGRLVAVGIMAVGLGLLGAVTGTFASWLLQVFSHEDDERPPGR
- a CDS encoding HIT domain-containing protein, with translation MTSEPEQQWGVGIQDAFQRLWTPHRMAYIQGENKPTGPGADDGCPFCSIPAKSDEDGLIVKRGEQVYAVLNLYPYNGGHLMVVPYRHVADYTDLTEPETIELAALTKQAMTALRTASGSHGFNIGMNQGSVAGAGIAAHLHQHIVPRWGGDTNFMPVVGHTRVLPQLLADTRKMLAEAWPTS